One region of Jonesiaceae bacterium BS-20 genomic DNA includes:
- the pilM gene encoding pilus assembly protein PilM — MATLVGLDIGTDGVRAVETTTTARSITVRKAHAIPLDPGVFTGGKVSDPAGLTAALRLLWKYGKFSTKKANLVVGSHPSVVVRGAAIAYLPKKDDRNVFVAETARHTMPVNSETLYLDHHVANVYTSPQVEGPDHTMADIALAGVDRESLDGILNCTIQAGLAPHSVDVTTFALARLVTASTSSSHSIDVLVHIGATTVTVTGILANQFAYQSAMNHFCGQDLTADIAEHFGVPVPEAEQLKVSFTQNQAERFDPFALDPQTIIAQWTTALVREIQSAITEMTQGIGHPVGRIWISGGGSGLPNLAARVSASQPAQVKVTVLDATTWVSNPQRLVSAHVQGQDLTAALAASVQ; from the coding sequence ATGGCGACATTGGTCGGCCTAGACATCGGCACAGATGGTGTGCGCGCGGTAGAAACGACTACCACGGCACGTTCCATTACGGTCCGTAAAGCTCACGCAATTCCCCTTGACCCGGGGGTCTTCACTGGCGGGAAGGTTTCAGACCCAGCTGGCTTAACCGCAGCTTTACGTTTGCTATGGAAGTACGGGAAATTCTCGACTAAAAAAGCGAACCTTGTTGTTGGTTCGCACCCAAGTGTGGTTGTTCGCGGTGCAGCCATCGCTTACCTTCCCAAGAAGGATGACCGCAATGTTTTTGTTGCCGAAACAGCCCGGCACACCATGCCAGTGAACTCTGAAACCCTGTACCTCGATCATCATGTGGCTAACGTCTATACGTCCCCACAGGTTGAAGGGCCGGATCACACCATGGCGGACATTGCACTTGCCGGGGTTGACCGGGAAAGCTTGGACGGCATTCTTAACTGCACGATCCAGGCAGGATTGGCACCACATTCGGTTGATGTGACCACGTTCGCTCTCGCCCGTCTCGTCACTGCCTCAACGTCGAGCAGCCACAGCATTGATGTTCTGGTACACATCGGCGCCACTACCGTGACTGTCACCGGTATCTTGGCGAACCAGTTTGCCTACCAGTCTGCAATGAATCACTTCTGCGGCCAGGACTTAACCGCGGACATTGCCGAGCACTTTGGTGTCCCAGTTCCAGAAGCAGAGCAGTTAAAAGTCTCCTTTACCCAAAATCAGGCGGAGAGATTTGACCCCTTCGCGTTGGATCCGCAAACGATCATCGCCCAGTGGACAACTGCGCTAGTGCGCGAAATTCAGTCGGCCATCACTGAAATGACCCAAGGCATTGGGCACCCCGTGGGTCGAATTTGGATTTCTGGGGGTGGGTCTGGGTTGCCAAACCTTGCTGCGCGAGTCAGCGCCTCCCAGCCGGCACAGGTCAAGGTCACCGTTCTGGACGCCACAACCTGGGTATCCAATCCGCAACGTCTAGTCAGCGCGCATGTGCAAGGCCAAGACCTTACAGCGGCCCTTGCCGCGTCAGTTCAGTAG